One window from the genome of Gimesia aquarii encodes:
- the ald gene encoding alanine dehydrogenase, with translation MIVGVPREIKQDEYRVALIPVGAEELTNAGHTVLIERGAGLGSGIPDELYAENGAEIVASAEEVFARSDMVIKVKEPQPVEWALLKPGQMLFTYFHFAADEDLTRGVLETGATAIAYETLEGRGGQLPLLTPMSEVAGRMSIQEGAKYLERPQLGRGILLGGVPGVSPAHIVILGGGVVGKNAAQIAAGFQADVVILDINVDRLRYLEDIMPANVNTLYSDQHNIRSELALADLVIGAVLIPGARAPLLVPESALKMMKPGAVLIDVAVDQGGCVETSRPTTHSDPTFVVDGVVHYCVANMPGAVGRTSTYALCNVTLPYALKLANLGLEAACAQDHGLYTAVNIHRGQVTNGPVAETFGFEFSELLAS, from the coding sequence ATGATTGTTGGGGTACCACGTGAAATCAAGCAGGATGAGTATCGGGTTGCCTTGATTCCGGTCGGAGCAGAAGAGTTAACGAATGCCGGTCATACTGTTCTCATCGAACGTGGAGCTGGTTTAGGAAGTGGAATTCCTGATGAGCTCTACGCAGAGAATGGAGCAGAAATTGTAGCATCTGCGGAAGAGGTGTTTGCACGCTCTGATATGGTGATCAAGGTTAAAGAACCCCAGCCCGTTGAATGGGCATTGTTGAAGCCTGGGCAAATGTTATTTACCTATTTCCACTTTGCTGCAGATGAAGACTTAACACGCGGCGTTCTGGAAACGGGAGCAACAGCCATCGCCTACGAAACACTGGAAGGTCGTGGCGGGCAATTACCGTTATTAACTCCGATGAGCGAAGTCGCAGGCAGAATGAGTATACAGGAAGGTGCCAAATATCTCGAACGGCCTCAATTGGGGCGTGGGATTTTATTGGGAGGCGTTCCTGGTGTATCACCCGCGCATATTGTGATTCTCGGTGGTGGCGTGGTGGGAAAAAACGCGGCACAAATTGCAGCCGGTTTTCAAGCGGATGTTGTGATTCTAGATATCAATGTGGATCGTCTTAGATATCTCGAAGATATTATGCCTGCAAATGTCAACACTTTATACAGTGATCAACATAATATCCGATCTGAATTGGCATTGGCTGATTTGGTGATTGGCGCCGTTTTGATTCCCGGAGCGCGGGCTCCCTTGTTAGTACCCGAGTCTGCTCTGAAAATGATGAAACCAGGAGCCGTATTGATAGATGTCGCCGTTGACCAGGGGGGATGTGTCGAAACATCACGCCCTACGACGCACTCAGATCCCACGTTTGTGGTTGATGGTGTTGTACATTACTGCGTTGCCAATATGCCGGGAGCCGTGGGGCGTACCAGCACTTATGCATTGTGTAATGTGACATTGCCTTATGCTTTGAAGCTGGCGAATTTGGGATTAGAAGCAGCATGTGCCCAGGATCACGGGTTATATACTGCCGTGAATATTCATCGAGGCCAGGTTACTAATGGTCCAGTCGCAGAAACGTTCGGTTTTGAATTTAGCGAACTTCTTGCTTCATAA
- the nadC gene encoding carboxylating nicotinate-nucleotide diphosphorylase, with translation MTIQFTQPQETAAKALIKLSLEEDLNQIGDLTCQALINESDQAEIQIVARQAGILAGAPIASLVFSELDSPVHCSHHLSDGDTLQPGSIIATYSGPLNSILIGERTILNFMTHLSGIASLTAKYVEAIQGTNATILDTRKTLPGWRVLEKYAVTAGGGTNHRMGLYDGVLIKDNHLAAWASRYSEPSIAAAIRHARESAPDGKNIEVEVDRLDQLADALQATPEIVLLDNMPPELLRQAIQIRNQQSPSTLLEASGGITLESIRSIADTGVERISIGAITHSAVSLDLGFDWKRRT, from the coding sequence GTGACCATTCAATTTACCCAGCCCCAGGAAACCGCAGCAAAAGCTCTGATCAAATTGAGTTTAGAGGAAGATTTAAATCAAATCGGTGATCTGACTTGCCAGGCATTGATCAATGAATCTGATCAGGCTGAGATACAAATTGTCGCCAGACAAGCGGGAATTCTGGCGGGCGCTCCGATCGCTTCGCTTGTTTTTTCTGAGTTGGACTCTCCCGTACATTGTTCCCATCACCTGTCTGATGGTGATACATTACAACCAGGTTCGATCATCGCCACTTATTCCGGACCGTTGAATTCGATTCTGATTGGCGAACGAACAATTCTCAATTTCATGACACATTTGAGTGGTATCGCCTCACTGACCGCAAAATACGTTGAGGCAATTCAAGGAACCAATGCTACGATCCTGGATACGCGCAAAACGCTGCCTGGCTGGCGGGTTCTCGAAAAATATGCTGTGACTGCCGGTGGCGGCACAAATCATCGTATGGGGCTCTACGATGGTGTCTTAATCAAAGATAATCACCTGGCTGCCTGGGCCAGTCGTTATTCAGAACCATCCATCGCAGCCGCAATCAGACACGCTCGTGAATCAGCTCCAGACGGAAAAAATATTGAAGTCGAAGTCGACAGACTTGATCAATTAGCCGATGCCTTACAGGCAACTCCTGAAATCGTTTTGCTGGACAACATGCCTCCTGAACTTCTAAGACAGGCTATTCAGATACGAAATCAACAATCACCGAGCACACTCCTTGAAGCCTCGGGAGGGATCACATTGGAAAGTATCCGCAGTATTGCCGATACAGGAGTCGAACGAATTAGTATTGGGGCGATTACTCATTCTGCTGTCTCACTAGACCTGGGGTTTGATTGGAAACGACGGACTTAA